In Papaver somniferum cultivar HN1 chromosome 1, ASM357369v1, whole genome shotgun sequence, a genomic segment contains:
- the LOC113277509 gene encoding probable LRR receptor-like serine/threonine-protein kinase At1g07650 isoform X2: MAHRLLPEKHMKCFSGNRDLSHPWSLINSFNLVDSAERSEKCPANRICKHERLYKGVLPNGVKVTVKQLHEHLMFKNEVKFLSTLRHPNLVRLFGHCTENNQQLLVYEYMENGCLSNALSGGNENVRKRLNWRTKMRICLGIANGLAFLHQKDELKAIIVHRNIQLPNIFLDKFLDPKISYFGLAKHFGADATHCTTAVRGSIEYNAPEYLKKGSITEKVDVFSFGVSIVLVLSTEKRSIDLERLDSDAILLNQAKGLHQKGDLLSLIDEDLTPSNSLKEATMLLDLAMLCTYESPELRRSMSEVVNILEGNTTMKTPPVDPLYAATFSCEDFMSVIGSASSSSSYTKLTSDGFVYNPCDDWDGDDASLSYQVASKVKEKNTRPELHNEGGEGNGKVEYAKLSVETQEMYETPAFSLRYIEVATRNFIPANKIGQGSFGSVYKGMVPNGKMIAVKQLSPESSAQGKVVFLHEVNTISTLRHPNIIRLLGHCVENNKHLLVYEYMENGCLDRAIFGKSLLHSYGQLHYCTQGIQLFSSINKSSWFSGLVNLKNKLSWPARLRIYPGIAKGLAYLHDENSKMKIVHRYIKLSNILLDKDLNP; encoded by the exons ATGGCACACAGACTTTTGCCAGAAAAGCATATGAAATG TTTTTCTGGTAATAGGGATTTATCTCATCCCTGGTCACTGATTAATTCTTTCAATCTTGTGGATTCAGCTGAAAGAAGTGAAAAATG TCCAGCAAATAGGATTTGTAAACATGAACGACTATACAAG GGAGTTCTTCCAAATGGGGTGAAAGTCACAGTGAAACAATTACATGAGCATCTCATGTTCAAAAACGAAGTAAAGTTTCTGTCAACCCTCAGACACCCAAATCTTGTCAGATTGTTTGGACACTGTACTGAGAACAACCAACAGTTACTAGTGTATGAGTACATGGAAAATGGCTGCTTGAGTAACGCACTCTCCG GTGGTAATGAAAATGTGAGAAAGAGGCTCAACTGGCGCACCAAAATGAGGATATGCCTTGGAATAGCAAATGGTCTTGCTTTCCTACATCAGAAAGATGAATTAAAGGCCATAATTGTTCACAGAAATATTCAGCTTCCCAATATTTTTCTCGATAAGTTTCTTGATCCCAAGATATCTTATTTTGGTTTAGCTAAGCATTTTGGAGCAGATGCCACGCACTGTACCACTGCAGTGCGGGGTTCAAT AGAATATAATGCCCCGGAGTATTTAAAGAAAGGTTCAATAACAGAAAAGGTTGATGTATTCAGCTTTGGAGTATCCATAGTACTTGTACTTTCAACAGAAAAGAGATCTATAGATCTTGAAAGACTCGATAGCGATGCAATCCTTTTAAACCAG GCCAAGGGTTTACATCAGAAGGGAGATCTTCTGTCATTGATTGATGAAGACTTGACGCCAAGCAATTCATTGAAAGAAGCAACCATGTTATTGGATCTGGCAATGTTATGTACTTATGAATCCCCAGAGTTGAGGCGTTCCATGTCAGAAGTAGTGAACATTCTTGAAGGAAATACTACAATGAAGACCCCTCCAGTTGATCCACTGTATGCGGCAACATTCAGTTGTGAGGATTTCATGTCTGTAATTGGAAGTGCAAGCAGCAGTTCATCATATACAAAGCTGACAAGTGACGGGTTTGTTTATAATCCTTGCGATGACTGGGATGGTGATGATGCATCTTTATCCTATCAAGTTGCATCAAAGGTAAAGGAAAAAAATACTCGTCCTGAACTTCATAATGAAGGCGGAGAAGGGAATGGTAAAGTTGAGTATGCTAAACTGTCTGTAGAAacacaagaaatgtatgaaaccCCAGCTTTTAGTTTAAGATATATTGAAGTTGCAACCAGAAATTTCATCCCAGCAAATAAGATTGGTCAAGGTTCTTTTGGTTCAGTTTACAAG GGAATGGTTCCTAATGGAAAGATGATTGCAGTGAAGCAACTTTCCCCTGAATCATCTGCCCAAGGGAAAGTGGTGTTTCTGCATGAAGTAAACACTATTTCTACCTTAAGACACCCAAATATTATTAGATTGTTGGGACACTGTGTTGAAAACAACAAACACCTATTAGTGTATGAGTACATGGAAAATGGGTGTCTAGACAGAGCTATATTTGGTAAGTCATTACTGCACTCGTATGGTCAACTTCATTACTGCACTCAAGGAATTCAGTTATTCTCGTCGATAAATAAAAGTTCCTGGTTCTCAGGTCTAGTGAATTTGAAGAACAAACTTAGTTGGCCAGCAAGACTTAGAATTTACCCAGGAATAGCAAAGGGTCTTGCATATCTGCATGATGAAAACTCAAAAATGAAGATTGTTCACAGATATATTAAACTTTCAAATATCTTGCTTGATAAAGATCTCAATCCTTAG
- the LOC113277509 gene encoding probable LRR receptor-like serine/threonine-protein kinase At1g07650 isoform X6, with protein sequence MFKNEVKFLSTLRHPNLVRLFGHCTENNQQLLVYEYMENGCLSNALSGGNENVRKRLNWRTKMRICLGIANGLAFLHQKDELKAIIVHRNIQLPNIFLDKFLDPKISYFGLAKHFGADATHCTTAVRGSIEYNAPEYLKKGSITEKVDVFSFGVSIVLVLSTEKRSIDLERLDSDAILLNQAKGLHQKGDLLSLIDEDLTPSNSLKEATMLLDLAMLCTYESPELRRSMSEVVNILEGNTTMKTPPVDPLYAATFSCEDFMSVIGSASSSSSYTKLTSDGFVYNPCDDWDGDDASLSYQVASKVKEKNTRPELHNEGGEGNGKVEYAKLSVETQEMYETPAFSLRYIEVATRNFIPANKIGQGSFGSVYKGMVPNGKMIAVKQLSPESSAQGKVVFLHEVNTISTLRHPNIIRLLGHCVENNKHLLVYEYMENGCLDRAIFGKSLLHSYGQLHYCTQGIQLFSSINKSSWFSGLVNLKNKLSWPARLRIYPGIAKGLAYLHDENSKMKIVHRYIKLSNILLDKDLNP encoded by the exons ATGTTCAAAAACGAAGTAAAGTTTCTGTCAACCCTCAGACACCCAAATCTTGTCAGATTGTTTGGACACTGTACTGAGAACAACCAACAGTTACTAGTGTATGAGTACATGGAAAATGGCTGCTTGAGTAACGCACTCTCCG GTGGTAATGAAAATGTGAGAAAGAGGCTCAACTGGCGCACCAAAATGAGGATATGCCTTGGAATAGCAAATGGTCTTGCTTTCCTACATCAGAAAGATGAATTAAAGGCCATAATTGTTCACAGAAATATTCAGCTTCCCAATATTTTTCTCGATAAGTTTCTTGATCCCAAGATATCTTATTTTGGTTTAGCTAAGCATTTTGGAGCAGATGCCACGCACTGTACCACTGCAGTGCGGGGTTCAAT AGAATATAATGCCCCGGAGTATTTAAAGAAAGGTTCAATAACAGAAAAGGTTGATGTATTCAGCTTTGGAGTATCCATAGTACTTGTACTTTCAACAGAAAAGAGATCTATAGATCTTGAAAGACTCGATAGCGATGCAATCCTTTTAAACCAG GCCAAGGGTTTACATCAGAAGGGAGATCTTCTGTCATTGATTGATGAAGACTTGACGCCAAGCAATTCATTGAAAGAAGCAACCATGTTATTGGATCTGGCAATGTTATGTACTTATGAATCCCCAGAGTTGAGGCGTTCCATGTCAGAAGTAGTGAACATTCTTGAAGGAAATACTACAATGAAGACCCCTCCAGTTGATCCACTGTATGCGGCAACATTCAGTTGTGAGGATTTCATGTCTGTAATTGGAAGTGCAAGCAGCAGTTCATCATATACAAAGCTGACAAGTGACGGGTTTGTTTATAATCCTTGCGATGACTGGGATGGTGATGATGCATCTTTATCCTATCAAGTTGCATCAAAGGTAAAGGAAAAAAATACTCGTCCTGAACTTCATAATGAAGGCGGAGAAGGGAATGGTAAAGTTGAGTATGCTAAACTGTCTGTAGAAacacaagaaatgtatgaaaccCCAGCTTTTAGTTTAAGATATATTGAAGTTGCAACCAGAAATTTCATCCCAGCAAATAAGATTGGTCAAGGTTCTTTTGGTTCAGTTTACAAG GGAATGGTTCCTAATGGAAAGATGATTGCAGTGAAGCAACTTTCCCCTGAATCATCTGCCCAAGGGAAAGTGGTGTTTCTGCATGAAGTAAACACTATTTCTACCTTAAGACACCCAAATATTATTAGATTGTTGGGACACTGTGTTGAAAACAACAAACACCTATTAGTGTATGAGTACATGGAAAATGGGTGTCTAGACAGAGCTATATTTGGTAAGTCATTACTGCACTCGTATGGTCAACTTCATTACTGCACTCAAGGAATTCAGTTATTCTCGTCGATAAATAAAAGTTCCTGGTTCTCAGGTCTAGTGAATTTGAAGAACAAACTTAGTTGGCCAGCAAGACTTAGAATTTACCCAGGAATAGCAAAGGGTCTTGCATATCTGCATGATGAAAACTCAAAAATGAAGATTGTTCACAGATATATTAAACTTTCAAATATCTTGCTTGATAAAGATCTCAATCCTTAG
- the LOC113277509 gene encoding probable LRR receptor-like serine/threonine-protein kinase At1g53440 isoform X3: MVNFIGADRFNGRDTCDISSSNMLFPQFYHNCYSIYLSHFIEHEEYESGYFTLKLIKAATQNFSPANRICKHERLYKGVLPNGVKVTVKQLHEHLMFKNEVKFLSTLRHPNLVRLFGHCTENNQQLLVYEYMENGCLSNALSGGNENVRKRLNWRTKMRICLGIANGLAFLHQKDELKAIIVHRNIQLPNIFLDKFLDPKISYFGLAKHFGADATHCTTAVRGSIEYNAPEYLKKGSITEKVDVFSFGVSIVLVLSTEKRSIDLERLDSDAILLNQAKGLHQKGDLLSLIDEDLTPSNSLKEATMLLDLAMLCTYESPELRRSMSEVVNILEGNTTMKTPPVDPLYAATFSCEDFMSVIGSASSSSSYTKLTSDGFVYNPCDDWDGDDASLSYQVASKVKEKNTRPELHNEGGEGNGKVEYAKLSVETQEMYETPAFSLRYIEVATRNFIPANKIGQGSFGSVYKGMVPNGKMIAVKQLSPESSAQGKVVFLHEVNTISTLRHPNIIRLLGHCVENNKHLLVYEYMENGCLDRAIFGLVNLKNKLSWPARLRIYPGIAKGLAYLHDENSKMKIVHRYIKLSNILLDKDLNP, encoded by the exons ATGGTAAATTTCATTGGGGCTGATCGATTTAATGGTAGGGATACATGTGATATTAGTAGTTCAAACATGCTATTCCCACAGTTTTACCATAATTGTTATAGCATTTATTTATCACATTTCATAGAACATGAGGAATATGAAAGTGGATATTTCACTTTGAAACTCATAAAAGCTGCTACTCAAAATTTCAGTCCAGCAAATAGGATTTGTAAACATGAACGACTATACAAG GGAGTTCTTCCAAATGGGGTGAAAGTCACAGTGAAACAATTACATGAGCATCTCATGTTCAAAAACGAAGTAAAGTTTCTGTCAACCCTCAGACACCCAAATCTTGTCAGATTGTTTGGACACTGTACTGAGAACAACCAACAGTTACTAGTGTATGAGTACATGGAAAATGGCTGCTTGAGTAACGCACTCTCCG GTGGTAATGAAAATGTGAGAAAGAGGCTCAACTGGCGCACCAAAATGAGGATATGCCTTGGAATAGCAAATGGTCTTGCTTTCCTACATCAGAAAGATGAATTAAAGGCCATAATTGTTCACAGAAATATTCAGCTTCCCAATATTTTTCTCGATAAGTTTCTTGATCCCAAGATATCTTATTTTGGTTTAGCTAAGCATTTTGGAGCAGATGCCACGCACTGTACCACTGCAGTGCGGGGTTCAAT AGAATATAATGCCCCGGAGTATTTAAAGAAAGGTTCAATAACAGAAAAGGTTGATGTATTCAGCTTTGGAGTATCCATAGTACTTGTACTTTCAACAGAAAAGAGATCTATAGATCTTGAAAGACTCGATAGCGATGCAATCCTTTTAAACCAG GCCAAGGGTTTACATCAGAAGGGAGATCTTCTGTCATTGATTGATGAAGACTTGACGCCAAGCAATTCATTGAAAGAAGCAACCATGTTATTGGATCTGGCAATGTTATGTACTTATGAATCCCCAGAGTTGAGGCGTTCCATGTCAGAAGTAGTGAACATTCTTGAAGGAAATACTACAATGAAGACCCCTCCAGTTGATCCACTGTATGCGGCAACATTCAGTTGTGAGGATTTCATGTCTGTAATTGGAAGTGCAAGCAGCAGTTCATCATATACAAAGCTGACAAGTGACGGGTTTGTTTATAATCCTTGCGATGACTGGGATGGTGATGATGCATCTTTATCCTATCAAGTTGCATCAAAGGTAAAGGAAAAAAATACTCGTCCTGAACTTCATAATGAAGGCGGAGAAGGGAATGGTAAAGTTGAGTATGCTAAACTGTCTGTAGAAacacaagaaatgtatgaaaccCCAGCTTTTAGTTTAAGATATATTGAAGTTGCAACCAGAAATTTCATCCCAGCAAATAAGATTGGTCAAGGTTCTTTTGGTTCAGTTTACAAG GGAATGGTTCCTAATGGAAAGATGATTGCAGTGAAGCAACTTTCCCCTGAATCATCTGCCCAAGGGAAAGTGGTGTTTCTGCATGAAGTAAACACTATTTCTACCTTAAGACACCCAAATATTATTAGATTGTTGGGACACTGTGTTGAAAACAACAAACACCTATTAGTGTATGAGTACATGGAAAATGGGTGTCTAGACAGAGCTATATTTG GTCTAGTGAATTTGAAGAACAAACTTAGTTGGCCAGCAAGACTTAGAATTTACCCAGGAATAGCAAAGGGTCTTGCATATCTGCATGATGAAAACTCAAAAATGAAGATTGTTCACAGATATATTAAACTTTCAAATATCTTGCTTGATAAAGATCTCAATCCTTAG
- the LOC113277509 gene encoding probable LRR receptor-like serine/threonine-protein kinase At1g53440 isoform X5, whose protein sequence is MVNFIGADRFNGRDTCDISSSNMLFPQFYHNCYSIYLSHFIEHEEYESGYFTLKLIKAATQNFSPANRICKHERLYKGVLPNGVKVTVKQLHEHLMFKNEVKFLSTLRHPNLVRLFGHCTENNQQLLVYEYMENGCLSNALSGGNENVRKRLNWRTKMRICLGIANGLAFLHQKDELKAIIVHRNIQLPNIFLDKFLDPKISYFGLAKHFGADATHCTTAVRGSIEYNAPEYLKKGSITEKVDVFSFGVSIVLVLSTEKRSIDLERLDSDAILLNQAKGLHQKGDLLSLIDEDLTPSNSLKEATMLLDLAMLCTYESPELRRSMSEVVNILEGNTTMKTPPVDPLYAATFSCEDFMSVIGSASSSSSYTKLTSDGFVYNPCDDWDGDDASLSYQVASKVKEKNTRPELHNEGGEGNGKVEYAKLSVETQEMYETPAFSLRYIEVATRNFIPANKIGQGSFGSVYKGMVPNGKMIAVKQLSPESSAQGKVVFLHEVNTISTLRHPNIIRLLGHCVENNKHLLVYEYMENGCLDRAIFEDIWPLNM, encoded by the exons ATGGTAAATTTCATTGGGGCTGATCGATTTAATGGTAGGGATACATGTGATATTAGTAGTTCAAACATGCTATTCCCACAGTTTTACCATAATTGTTATAGCATTTATTTATCACATTTCATAGAACATGAGGAATATGAAAGTGGATATTTCACTTTGAAACTCATAAAAGCTGCTACTCAAAATTTCAGTCCAGCAAATAGGATTTGTAAACATGAACGACTATACAAG GGAGTTCTTCCAAATGGGGTGAAAGTCACAGTGAAACAATTACATGAGCATCTCATGTTCAAAAACGAAGTAAAGTTTCTGTCAACCCTCAGACACCCAAATCTTGTCAGATTGTTTGGACACTGTACTGAGAACAACCAACAGTTACTAGTGTATGAGTACATGGAAAATGGCTGCTTGAGTAACGCACTCTCCG GTGGTAATGAAAATGTGAGAAAGAGGCTCAACTGGCGCACCAAAATGAGGATATGCCTTGGAATAGCAAATGGTCTTGCTTTCCTACATCAGAAAGATGAATTAAAGGCCATAATTGTTCACAGAAATATTCAGCTTCCCAATATTTTTCTCGATAAGTTTCTTGATCCCAAGATATCTTATTTTGGTTTAGCTAAGCATTTTGGAGCAGATGCCACGCACTGTACCACTGCAGTGCGGGGTTCAAT AGAATATAATGCCCCGGAGTATTTAAAGAAAGGTTCAATAACAGAAAAGGTTGATGTATTCAGCTTTGGAGTATCCATAGTACTTGTACTTTCAACAGAAAAGAGATCTATAGATCTTGAAAGACTCGATAGCGATGCAATCCTTTTAAACCAG GCCAAGGGTTTACATCAGAAGGGAGATCTTCTGTCATTGATTGATGAAGACTTGACGCCAAGCAATTCATTGAAAGAAGCAACCATGTTATTGGATCTGGCAATGTTATGTACTTATGAATCCCCAGAGTTGAGGCGTTCCATGTCAGAAGTAGTGAACATTCTTGAAGGAAATACTACAATGAAGACCCCTCCAGTTGATCCACTGTATGCGGCAACATTCAGTTGTGAGGATTTCATGTCTGTAATTGGAAGTGCAAGCAGCAGTTCATCATATACAAAGCTGACAAGTGACGGGTTTGTTTATAATCCTTGCGATGACTGGGATGGTGATGATGCATCTTTATCCTATCAAGTTGCATCAAAGGTAAAGGAAAAAAATACTCGTCCTGAACTTCATAATGAAGGCGGAGAAGGGAATGGTAAAGTTGAGTATGCTAAACTGTCTGTAGAAacacaagaaatgtatgaaaccCCAGCTTTTAGTTTAAGATATATTGAAGTTGCAACCAGAAATTTCATCCCAGCAAATAAGATTGGTCAAGGTTCTTTTGGTTCAGTTTACAAG GGAATGGTTCCTAATGGAAAGATGATTGCAGTGAAGCAACTTTCCCCTGAATCATCTGCCCAAGGGAAAGTGGTGTTTCTGCATGAAGTAAACACTATTTCTACCTTAAGACACCCAAATATTATTAGATTGTTGGGACACTGTGTTGAAAACAACAAACACCTATTAGTGTATGAGTACATGGAAAATGGGTGTCTAGACAGAGCTATATTTG AGGATATATGGCCCCTGAATATGTGA
- the LOC113277509 gene encoding probable LRR receptor-like serine/threonine-protein kinase At1g53440 isoform X1, whose protein sequence is MVNFIGADRFNGRDTCDISSSNMLFPQFYHNCYSIYLSHFIEHEEYESGYFTLKLIKAATQNFSPANRICKHERLYKGVLPNGVKVTVKQLHEHLMFKNEVKFLSTLRHPNLVRLFGHCTENNQQLLVYEYMENGCLSNALSGGNENVRKRLNWRTKMRICLGIANGLAFLHQKDELKAIIVHRNIQLPNIFLDKFLDPKISYFGLAKHFGADATHCTTAVRGSIEYNAPEYLKKGSITEKVDVFSFGVSIVLVLSTEKRSIDLERLDSDAILLNQAKGLHQKGDLLSLIDEDLTPSNSLKEATMLLDLAMLCTYESPELRRSMSEVVNILEGNTTMKTPPVDPLYAATFSCEDFMSVIGSASSSSSYTKLTSDGFVYNPCDDWDGDDASLSYQVASKVKEKNTRPELHNEGGEGNGKVEYAKLSVETQEMYETPAFSLRYIEVATRNFIPANKIGQGSFGSVYKGMVPNGKMIAVKQLSPESSAQGKVVFLHEVNTISTLRHPNIIRLLGHCVENNKHLLVYEYMENGCLDRAIFGKSLLHSYGQLHYCTQGIQLFSSINKSSWFSGLVNLKNKLSWPARLRIYPGIAKGLAYLHDENSKMKIVHRYIKLSNILLDKDLNP, encoded by the exons ATGGTAAATTTCATTGGGGCTGATCGATTTAATGGTAGGGATACATGTGATATTAGTAGTTCAAACATGCTATTCCCACAGTTTTACCATAATTGTTATAGCATTTATTTATCACATTTCATAGAACATGAGGAATATGAAAGTGGATATTTCACTTTGAAACTCATAAAAGCTGCTACTCAAAATTTCAGTCCAGCAAATAGGATTTGTAAACATGAACGACTATACAAG GGAGTTCTTCCAAATGGGGTGAAAGTCACAGTGAAACAATTACATGAGCATCTCATGTTCAAAAACGAAGTAAAGTTTCTGTCAACCCTCAGACACCCAAATCTTGTCAGATTGTTTGGACACTGTACTGAGAACAACCAACAGTTACTAGTGTATGAGTACATGGAAAATGGCTGCTTGAGTAACGCACTCTCCG GTGGTAATGAAAATGTGAGAAAGAGGCTCAACTGGCGCACCAAAATGAGGATATGCCTTGGAATAGCAAATGGTCTTGCTTTCCTACATCAGAAAGATGAATTAAAGGCCATAATTGTTCACAGAAATATTCAGCTTCCCAATATTTTTCTCGATAAGTTTCTTGATCCCAAGATATCTTATTTTGGTTTAGCTAAGCATTTTGGAGCAGATGCCACGCACTGTACCACTGCAGTGCGGGGTTCAAT AGAATATAATGCCCCGGAGTATTTAAAGAAAGGTTCAATAACAGAAAAGGTTGATGTATTCAGCTTTGGAGTATCCATAGTACTTGTACTTTCAACAGAAAAGAGATCTATAGATCTTGAAAGACTCGATAGCGATGCAATCCTTTTAAACCAG GCCAAGGGTTTACATCAGAAGGGAGATCTTCTGTCATTGATTGATGAAGACTTGACGCCAAGCAATTCATTGAAAGAAGCAACCATGTTATTGGATCTGGCAATGTTATGTACTTATGAATCCCCAGAGTTGAGGCGTTCCATGTCAGAAGTAGTGAACATTCTTGAAGGAAATACTACAATGAAGACCCCTCCAGTTGATCCACTGTATGCGGCAACATTCAGTTGTGAGGATTTCATGTCTGTAATTGGAAGTGCAAGCAGCAGTTCATCATATACAAAGCTGACAAGTGACGGGTTTGTTTATAATCCTTGCGATGACTGGGATGGTGATGATGCATCTTTATCCTATCAAGTTGCATCAAAGGTAAAGGAAAAAAATACTCGTCCTGAACTTCATAATGAAGGCGGAGAAGGGAATGGTAAAGTTGAGTATGCTAAACTGTCTGTAGAAacacaagaaatgtatgaaaccCCAGCTTTTAGTTTAAGATATATTGAAGTTGCAACCAGAAATTTCATCCCAGCAAATAAGATTGGTCAAGGTTCTTTTGGTTCAGTTTACAAG GGAATGGTTCCTAATGGAAAGATGATTGCAGTGAAGCAACTTTCCCCTGAATCATCTGCCCAAGGGAAAGTGGTGTTTCTGCATGAAGTAAACACTATTTCTACCTTAAGACACCCAAATATTATTAGATTGTTGGGACACTGTGTTGAAAACAACAAACACCTATTAGTGTATGAGTACATGGAAAATGGGTGTCTAGACAGAGCTATATTTGGTAAGTCATTACTGCACTCGTATGGTCAACTTCATTACTGCACTCAAGGAATTCAGTTATTCTCGTCGATAAATAAAAGTTCCTGGTTCTCAGGTCTAGTGAATTTGAAGAACAAACTTAGTTGGCCAGCAAGACTTAGAATTTACCCAGGAATAGCAAAGGGTCTTGCATATCTGCATGATGAAAACTCAAAAATGAAGATTGTTCACAGATATATTAAACTTTCAAATATCTTGCTTGATAAAGATCTCAATCCTTAG
- the LOC113277509 gene encoding probable LRR receptor-like serine/threonine-protein kinase At1g07650 isoform X4, which produces MAHRLLPEKHMKCPANRICKHERLYKGVLPNGVKVTVKQLHEHLMFKNEVKFLSTLRHPNLVRLFGHCTENNQQLLVYEYMENGCLSNALSGGNENVRKRLNWRTKMRICLGIANGLAFLHQKDELKAIIVHRNIQLPNIFLDKFLDPKISYFGLAKHFGADATHCTTAVRGSIEYNAPEYLKKGSITEKVDVFSFGVSIVLVLSTEKRSIDLERLDSDAILLNQAKGLHQKGDLLSLIDEDLTPSNSLKEATMLLDLAMLCTYESPELRRSMSEVVNILEGNTTMKTPPVDPLYAATFSCEDFMSVIGSASSSSSYTKLTSDGFVYNPCDDWDGDDASLSYQVASKVKEKNTRPELHNEGGEGNGKVEYAKLSVETQEMYETPAFSLRYIEVATRNFIPANKIGQGSFGSVYKGMVPNGKMIAVKQLSPESSAQGKVVFLHEVNTISTLRHPNIIRLLGHCVENNKHLLVYEYMENGCLDRAIFGKSLLHSYGQLHYCTQGIQLFSSINKSSWFSGLVNLKNKLSWPARLRIYPGIAKGLAYLHDENSKMKIVHRYIKLSNILLDKDLNP; this is translated from the exons ATGGCACACAGACTTTTGCCAGAAAAGCATATGAAATG TCCAGCAAATAGGATTTGTAAACATGAACGACTATACAAG GGAGTTCTTCCAAATGGGGTGAAAGTCACAGTGAAACAATTACATGAGCATCTCATGTTCAAAAACGAAGTAAAGTTTCTGTCAACCCTCAGACACCCAAATCTTGTCAGATTGTTTGGACACTGTACTGAGAACAACCAACAGTTACTAGTGTATGAGTACATGGAAAATGGCTGCTTGAGTAACGCACTCTCCG GTGGTAATGAAAATGTGAGAAAGAGGCTCAACTGGCGCACCAAAATGAGGATATGCCTTGGAATAGCAAATGGTCTTGCTTTCCTACATCAGAAAGATGAATTAAAGGCCATAATTGTTCACAGAAATATTCAGCTTCCCAATATTTTTCTCGATAAGTTTCTTGATCCCAAGATATCTTATTTTGGTTTAGCTAAGCATTTTGGAGCAGATGCCACGCACTGTACCACTGCAGTGCGGGGTTCAAT AGAATATAATGCCCCGGAGTATTTAAAGAAAGGTTCAATAACAGAAAAGGTTGATGTATTCAGCTTTGGAGTATCCATAGTACTTGTACTTTCAACAGAAAAGAGATCTATAGATCTTGAAAGACTCGATAGCGATGCAATCCTTTTAAACCAG GCCAAGGGTTTACATCAGAAGGGAGATCTTCTGTCATTGATTGATGAAGACTTGACGCCAAGCAATTCATTGAAAGAAGCAACCATGTTATTGGATCTGGCAATGTTATGTACTTATGAATCCCCAGAGTTGAGGCGTTCCATGTCAGAAGTAGTGAACATTCTTGAAGGAAATACTACAATGAAGACCCCTCCAGTTGATCCACTGTATGCGGCAACATTCAGTTGTGAGGATTTCATGTCTGTAATTGGAAGTGCAAGCAGCAGTTCATCATATACAAAGCTGACAAGTGACGGGTTTGTTTATAATCCTTGCGATGACTGGGATGGTGATGATGCATCTTTATCCTATCAAGTTGCATCAAAGGTAAAGGAAAAAAATACTCGTCCTGAACTTCATAATGAAGGCGGAGAAGGGAATGGTAAAGTTGAGTATGCTAAACTGTCTGTAGAAacacaagaaatgtatgaaaccCCAGCTTTTAGTTTAAGATATATTGAAGTTGCAACCAGAAATTTCATCCCAGCAAATAAGATTGGTCAAGGTTCTTTTGGTTCAGTTTACAAG GGAATGGTTCCTAATGGAAAGATGATTGCAGTGAAGCAACTTTCCCCTGAATCATCTGCCCAAGGGAAAGTGGTGTTTCTGCATGAAGTAAACACTATTTCTACCTTAAGACACCCAAATATTATTAGATTGTTGGGACACTGTGTTGAAAACAACAAACACCTATTAGTGTATGAGTACATGGAAAATGGGTGTCTAGACAGAGCTATATTTGGTAAGTCATTACTGCACTCGTATGGTCAACTTCATTACTGCACTCAAGGAATTCAGTTATTCTCGTCGATAAATAAAAGTTCCTGGTTCTCAGGTCTAGTGAATTTGAAGAACAAACTTAGTTGGCCAGCAAGACTTAGAATTTACCCAGGAATAGCAAAGGGTCTTGCATATCTGCATGATGAAAACTCAAAAATGAAGATTGTTCACAGATATATTAAACTTTCAAATATCTTGCTTGATAAAGATCTCAATCCTTAG